A window of Jannaschia sp. M317 contains these coding sequences:
- a CDS encoding conjugal transfer protein TraG produces the protein MTATKILWGQILAVFLIVLTTTWGATQWVAWRLGFQAQLGSPWFEAFGMPIYPPPAFFWWWYFYDAYARTVFWEGGAIAASGGFISIAVAITMSVIRAREAADVDTYGSARWAKRAEVEAAGLLGSDGVVLGKLDHDYLRHDGPEHVLCFAPTRSGKGVGLVVPSLLTWPGSAIVHDIKGENWDLTAGFRARHGRVLRFDPTSMTSAAYNPLLEVRRGEWEVRDVQNVADVLVDPEGSLEKRNHWEKTSHSLLVGAILHVLYAERDKTLAGVAAFLSDPRRPIEQTLEAMMAACHLGEAGPHPVIASTARELLNKSDNERSGVLSTAMSFLGLYRDPVVAHVTRRCDWRIDDLIGAEQPTTLYLVVPPSDISRTKPLIRLVLNQIGRRLTEDLKDTRRRHRVLMMLDEFPALGRLDFFESALAFMAGYGIKSFLIAQSLNQIEKAYGQNNAILDNCHVRVSFATNDERTAKRVSDALGTATEMKAMRNYAGHRLAPWLGHLMVSRSETARQLLTPGEIMQLPPDDEIVMVAGAPPIRAKKARYFEDRRFVDRVVAPPEPEQGMPMMQDDPWSSLPTIEADTPAGASATSTNADDTNAGLRREPDLPEHVAASRETPKEPAREFEMMLDDDPEEAARQRQALRKQMGQVARQASMDRNDGIDL, from the coding sequence ATGACCGCCACGAAAATCCTCTGGGGCCAGATCCTCGCCGTCTTCCTGATCGTCCTCACCACGACCTGGGGCGCGACGCAATGGGTCGCCTGGCGGCTGGGATTTCAGGCGCAGCTCGGCAGCCCATGGTTCGAAGCCTTCGGCATGCCGATCTACCCGCCGCCCGCCTTCTTCTGGTGGTGGTATTTCTACGACGCCTATGCGCGCACGGTCTTCTGGGAGGGCGGCGCGATCGCGGCCTCGGGCGGGTTCATCTCCATCGCCGTTGCCATCACCATGTCCGTGATCCGGGCGCGCGAGGCCGCCGATGTCGACACCTATGGCTCGGCCCGCTGGGCGAAGAGGGCCGAGGTGGAAGCCGCCGGGCTGCTCGGCTCCGATGGCGTCGTGCTGGGCAAGCTGGATCACGACTACCTCCGCCATGACGGGCCGGAGCATGTGCTCTGCTTCGCGCCAACCCGGTCGGGCAAGGGGGTTGGCCTTGTCGTCCCCTCGCTTCTGACCTGGCCGGGCTCCGCCATCGTCCATGACATCAAGGGCGAGAACTGGGACCTGACGGCCGGGTTCCGCGCGCGCCATGGCCGGGTGCTGCGCTTCGATCCGACCAGCATGACCTCGGCCGCCTACAACCCGCTGCTCGAAGTCCGTCGGGGTGAGTGGGAGGTGCGCGACGTCCAGAACGTGGCCGATGTGCTGGTCGATCCCGAAGGCTCTCTGGAGAAACGCAACCATTGGGAAAAGACCTCGCACTCGCTGCTGGTCGGCGCGATCCTGCATGTGCTCTACGCCGAACGAGACAAGACCCTCGCAGGCGTCGCCGCCTTCCTGTCCGACCCGCGCCGCCCGATCGAGCAGACCCTCGAGGCCATGATGGCAGCGTGCCACCTGGGAGAAGCCGGCCCGCATCCTGTCATCGCCTCCACGGCGCGGGAGCTTCTGAACAAGTCCGACAACGAACGCTCGGGCGTTCTGTCGACGGCCATGTCCTTCCTCGGCCTCTACCGCGACCCCGTCGTCGCACATGTGACAAGGCGTTGCGACTGGCGGATCGACGACCTGATCGGGGCGGAGCAACCGACGACCCTCTACCTCGTGGTGCCGCCCTCAGACATCTCCCGCACCAAGCCGCTGATCCGGCTTGTGCTGAACCAGATCGGCCGCCGCCTGACCGAAGACTTGAAAGACACGCGCCGCCGCCATCGTGTGCTGATGATGCTCGATGAATTCCCGGCGCTCGGTCGGCTCGACTTCTTCGAAAGTGCGCTGGCCTTCATGGCGGGCTACGGGATCAAGAGCTTCCTGATCGCGCAATCCCTCAACCAGATCGAGAAGGCCTATGGCCAGAACAACGCGATCCTCGACAACTGCCATGTCCGCGTGAGCTTCGCCACCAACGACGAACGGACTGCCAAGCGCGTGTCGGATGCCCTCGGCACGGCGACGGAGATGAAGGCGATGCGCAACTACGCCGGGCACCGTCTGGCGCCCTGGTTGGGCCACCTCATGGTGTCCCGCTCCGAAACTGCGCGCCAGCTCCTGACGCCGGGCGAGATCATGCAGCTGCCGCCCGACGACGAGATCGTCATGGTCGCGGGGGCGCCGCCGATCCGCGCGAAGAAGGCGCGGTATTTTGAGGACAGGCGGTTTGTCGATCGTGTGGTTGCGCCGCCAGAACCGGAGCAAGGCATGCCGATGATGCAGGATGATCCATGGTCATCGCTTCCGACCATCGAAGCCGATACTCCGGCGGGCGCATCCGCGACGTCGACCAACGCCGATGACACGAACGCCGGCCTTCGCCGGGAGCCGGACTTGCCCGAGCATGTGGCTGCATCCCGGGAAACGCCGAAGGAACCCGCGCGCGAATTCGAGATGATGCTCGATGATGATCCGGAGGAGGCCGCGCGGCAAAGGCAAGCCCTGCGCAAGCAGATGGGACAGGTGGCCCGTCAGGCCTCGATGGACCGCAATGACGGTATCGATCTTTGA
- a CDS encoding CopG family transcriptional regulator, with protein MRDRLHLSLPAELIGRINDIADRKRVTRSAIVEAAVESFLSPDHADMQEAALTRRLDRLSRHVARLERDQRITTETLALFVRFWLTITPPVAPEQQAAAQAKGRERFDGFVETLGKRVQKGRWFTDEIPGDEKENR; from the coding sequence ATGCGCGACCGTCTCCACCTCTCCCTGCCAGCCGAGTTGATCGGGCGGATCAACGACATCGCTGACCGGAAACGGGTGACCCGCTCCGCTATCGTGGAGGCAGCGGTCGAATCCTTTCTGTCCCCCGATCATGCCGACATGCAGGAGGCCGCCCTGACGCGCCGCCTCGACCGCCTCTCACGGCATGTCGCCCGTCTCGAACGCGATCAGCGGATCACAACCGAGACCCTCGCCCTCTTCGTCCGCTTCTGGCTCACCATCACCCCGCCGGTCGCGCCGGAGCAGCAGGCCGCGGCACAGGCCAAAGGGCGCGAACGGTTTGATGGGTTTGTGGAGACACTGGGCAAGCGGGTGCAGAAGGGGCGTTGGTTCACGGATGAGATCCCGGGTGATGAGAAGGAAAACCGGTAG